Within the Methanobacterium sp. genome, the region TTCGGTCTATTTTCTTTTTTAAGGCCATTTTTAAGCTTATTTTTTCAAATAAAGCGCATTTAGAAGTTTTATTAGAACCATTGATTGGAAGAGACCAAAGGAGGTTTAAATTCCTTAAAAATCATCAAATCATGGCCAAATCTGAAAAATAAAACACGATTAGGACCATTATAATCTATCACTACTCACGGATTCACCCATTACAAGGAACCCTCTATGTTGCAGTAGTCAATTAGATAGTATAGATGATTAAACTTTAATTAACCTGTTAAAACCATCTGAATAAGAAATTTAAAGATTATTTGAACTTGAAATCATGTTTATTACTATTTATGATGAATCTTCTTAAACCGTGCATAACCAGCACACCCCTGGGATTTTTTGTATCAATACAACAAAACATGATTTAAAAAATTTAAAGTAAATCACTTAATTAGTAATGGGGAAGTTACTGTTAATCCATTTTCATGGACAATTGATTTTTTTTTCTTTGTGAGAATATTCACAAGTAAGTTTGGAATGATTATATTGGTGTGAAAATACATAAAAAATCACATAAACTGTAAATTAATGACTCTCCCTTTTATTAGGAGGGCCTATCCCATCCTAAAGGCCATTGGAGAAGAAAACCCAGTTGGTCGGGTACATTTCGATGGTCACTGTGACACTGCCCAGGCAATTAACGGTGGCCGGAATTCCAGTGGAAGTATCCTGTATCATGTCAGTTGAGGATGGAGTCTTAGATCCCCGGAGAACTGTTCAGATCGGTATTAGGGATCCAATAAATATAGATGTAATAACTTCGAATATTTTCAAAATCCAAATAATGAAAAACTTTAAATACATTGGTTCGCATAATACCATACGTTCGAGAATGCACGAACCAATATCATGAATGATTTCTGAATTATTATTCAATTAGGATGACCATTCAATGATGTTTGCGGAAAATCCAGTGCACTAACATCTCGGATTAATTTAAAAAATATTATATAAATGTAAACTAAAAGTAAAGGGAGAAATTAAATGAAATCTGAAGATCTTAACCAGGCCTGCCCTGAATGTGGTTGTAAAGATAAGACCGTTTCCCAGAGAAAGAAGAAAACTTCACTTGACACTTGTTATATTCCGCACATTCCAGATGGTAATGTGGGAGTAATACTTTGCAGTGAATGTGGTCATGTATTTGAATACTGTAAAGACCGGAAATTA harbors:
- a CDS encoding arginase family protein — translated: MTLPFIRRAYPILKAIGEENPVGRVHFDGHCDTAQAINGGRNSSGSILYHVS
- a CDS encoding TIGR04165 family Cys-rich peptide; its protein translation is MKSEDLNQACPECGCKDKTVSQRKKKTSLDTCYIPHIPDGNVGVILCSECGHVFEYCKDRKLKQEVKKIEF